The sequence AAAGAAATtgggaaaatggaaaaaaaatatgttagGACAGGAATTATTCATGAGTAATCAACAAGAAAGCCAGCAAATTTAGTAATTCGATATATGCAACCTACCATGTCCAATTCTCAAAATCCTGTTATAGCTCAGGTCCAGTACACGAAGTCTTGTGAGTTCACGCAAACCTTCGATAGTAGAAATACTGTTTTTTGAAAGATTCAACATATGGAGTCCTCGAGGAAGAGCACCAGCAGTTATCCTTACTGCAGCAAGTTTGCAAATGGAACGCTAATTAGAATGCAGAATTAATTAATGCAAAGAATCATCACAAACACCATAACACAGATTCGAATAAAATGGAACAGATGAGTCAGATAGGCAAACCTATGGAATTTCCTGATAAATTGAGCACCCTGAGATTTACAAAAGCACTAAAGAATGGGATCACTACCAATCCATGATTTGCAAGCTGAGCTGTGGTGGCAGCTGCACTCAGAGAAGATATATATCGCTTAGCAGCTTCCATGCCAGGAGTGACCTTACCATCCACCTTAGCAGCAGTCAAACCATTTGAATCATTGGACTCTCTCTTCACCTGATCATTAGATTGGGACAATTCATTCGTTTCTTCCACCGGACTGCTGCTATGCTGAAGATTATTAACCCACTCCTCGATACGCTTATATTTAAAATCCTTGTTCGGCAATTCATCCCAACTTTGAACTGAGGATTCACCTTGGAGGTTTTTGTCTGCCCTTACCTCATCTGCAGGTGGCACTATCCAGTCCTTTGCAAAACTAGAGTAGTTACAGGAATCATAGCCATCATCGATGGAGTTTTCAATATTATCGTTCTCAGCTTTACTTACATTATCATCTCTTTCCTGTTCTTGCTTTACCTGCATTTCAGTCTCATGTACCGAATTCCCTTTCCGCCTCATCCCTAGGACATGCAGGTCCTCGGAAGATCTTGAATGCACTGCTAAAGGATTAACAAGAGAACTCTCTTCAGCAGCCGGAGTagaagcactaatgtttgcaagAGAACAACATTTAACAAGCCCTTTTGCAGTACGAGGTGTAAGGTCAGCAGAGTCATCAGCAAACTCTCCAGATGTTGGAGTATCACAGTTTTCAAGGCCGTCCTTTTCTGCTTGTAATGGTTCTCCAATCGAAAAAATTGATTCATTATTGACAATTTCAGAACTTACTTGACCAAGGTCAGAAGCAGGAGTTGTCTTAGATGGTTGAGGTGGGCTTTCTCCTCGGTCCCTACTTCCCTCGGGTACCACCAATCCATTCCGATGAAGAGAACCGTCAGAAGAAACTCCTTGATCAGTCTCGTCCCCAGCATCATTGTCAGCAGAAGCCCTCCCCTCAAGGTATAATTCACTTCCTAGAGACCTACATTTTATGAGCCGTCCTGCCTGAGTAACCTTGCCGCTACTTTCATTGATATAGCTGCTTTCCGTATCACCTGCTTTCCAATCAGCCTCAAGGGAAGGTACATGCTTCAAACTGCTGTTAACTTGAGAAACTCCTTTAGACTGTGATGGGTTTACGCTTGATTTTCCAGGCAAATCCTTCAAAACTTTACTTGGAGAAGAAGTTTGCAATGTTTTATGCATTATATCAACAGAAGGTTGAATACTTTTCTGTTTGAAAAAGAAGACTCGGAATCAAAATAAGGAATGGACTATAAAACCAATCAGAATAAATCAGAAGTGCCAACGACCTGATGTGATGATTGTTCCGCTTACCTTAGGTTTGGGGCAATGGACGTTAGCTTGGAAACATGAAAACCTAACCATTGCTGAAAAAATATAAGAGCTAGTGAGCTACATCAACACGCGAACTACCCTTGACTACGCCGGAAACTATCAACGAGAAACTATTGTGCTCATTACTGTCTGGAAGCCTGTATGAACAAACTGACCTTGCTAAGTACACAGAAAAACTACCATCAAACTTCCGAAAGGGCAGCCGCGAATGTCATTAGCCATAATCAAGCGACAAACCCACTGAAACACGGCACAATCTCCAGATGTGTGATGATCTCGATCTCCTTAAAACACAAAGCAAAATCACTCTCTCATTATTACCCCACACCTTTTTAGAGGTGCGAGAGGGAATTGATTTTGCAGTAGCGGCCAGACTGAAAGAAAATATCTGTCAAATGGAGAAGAACCCCGACCAGAACATGCGCCGGAAATGCTGGCCTGataaaagaaggaaaaacaaaatactAAGACTCAAGCGCCCAACGCAGTAACGCAAAacatactatatatatatatatagctcagAAATTCCAAATCGAGGGACAGCAAAATACAACTTTCTACGAATCCATGCCAAAAAATAGACAGAAATCCCGTGCTTCCTACTTGAATTCATGACCTCCCACCATTTCCTCTTATGCACACATTATAGGCTCGTTTGGTGCATAGGATTGGATTAGACGGAATAACTCATAAGATCCAAGGTATGTTGAAGTAAGAAACAATCAAGGTAGAGGTGAAGGGATAATTTTTTCTGTTTAGTATAAGGTGTTGATGTCCAACCACTTTGCTAGGATTTGAAGCGATAAGTTTCTT is a genomic window of Malus domestica chromosome 09, GDT2T_hap1 containing:
- the LOC103411259 gene encoding uncharacterized protein, whose protein sequence is MVRFSCFQANVHCPKPKKSIQPSVDIMHKTLQTSSPSKVLKDLPGKSSVNPSQSKGVSQVNSSLKHVPSLEADWKAGDTESSYINESSGKVTQAGRLIKCRSLGSELYLEGRASADNDAGDETDQGVSSDGSLHRNGLVVPEGSRDRGESPPQPSKTTPASDLGQVSSEIVNNESIFSIGEPLQAEKDGLENCDTPTSGEFADDSADLTPRTAKGLVKCCSLANISASTPAAEESSLVNPLAVHSRSSEDLHVLGMRRKGNSVHETEMQVKQEQERDDNVSKAENDNIENSIDDGYDSCNYSSFAKDWIVPPADEVRADKNLQGESSVQSWDELPNKDFKYKRIEEWVNNLQHSSSPVEETNELSQSNDQVKRESNDSNGLTAAKVDGKVTPGMEAAKRYISSLSAAATTAQLANHGLVVIPFFSAFVNLRVLNLSGNSIVRITAGALPRGLHMLNLSKNSISTIEGLRELTRLRVLDLSYNRILRIGHGLASCSSLKELYLAGNKISEVEGLHRLLKLTVLDLRFNKISTAKCLGQLAANYNSLQAISLEGNPAQKNVGDDQLKKYLQGLLPHMVYYNRQQIKSSALKDAADRSVRLGISNHQFDRSLRPDHKAPRKAGHGVSSKKPSTSSTHGHASQSVASLKKSRGRHSHLPPSGTKVTAQSRQHYFDLGSRIMNLKQDLSMRRSRSEGTMAAM